The Streptomyces sp. NBC_00670 genome window below encodes:
- a CDS encoding zinc-dependent alcohol dehydrogenase family protein yields the protein MKGYVFHGPGRSAWEDVPDPDLKEPTDAIVRVDAVTICGTDLHILKGDVPEVRPGTVLGHEAVGEIVEVGADVRTVRPGDRVLVSCITACGRCRYCRDGAYGQCLGGGGWILGHLIDGTQAEYVRVPHADLSVHPLPGAVPDEEAVLLADIFPTAYEVGVLNGRVRPGDTVVVVGAGPVGLAAIATARLFSPERVIAIDVAAARLEAARSMGADAVADAREDPAQLVADLTGGLGADVVVEAVGVPETFELCTRMVRAGGHVANVGVHGKPATLHLEDLWIKNLTLTTGLVDTRSTPTLLRMAAASRLPLGDLVTHTFPLDRMEEAYDVFARAADTGALKVVLGGPQREVVAVGAEEAAARGTGS from the coding sequence ATGAAGGGTTACGTGTTCCACGGGCCCGGACGATCCGCATGGGAGGACGTCCCGGACCCGGACCTCAAGGAGCCCACGGACGCGATCGTGCGGGTGGACGCCGTCACGATCTGCGGCACGGACCTGCACATCCTCAAGGGGGACGTACCCGAGGTACGGCCGGGCACCGTCCTCGGCCACGAGGCGGTCGGTGAGATCGTCGAGGTCGGTGCCGACGTGCGCACCGTCCGCCCCGGAGACCGGGTCCTGGTGTCCTGCATCACCGCCTGCGGCCGGTGCCGGTACTGCAGGGACGGTGCGTACGGCCAGTGCCTCGGCGGGGGCGGCTGGATACTTGGGCACCTGATCGACGGGACCCAGGCGGAGTACGTCCGCGTCCCGCACGCCGATCTCTCCGTGCACCCGCTGCCCGGCGCGGTCCCCGACGAGGAAGCCGTGCTGCTGGCCGACATCTTCCCCACGGCCTACGAGGTGGGTGTCCTCAACGGACGCGTCCGCCCCGGAGACACCGTCGTCGTGGTCGGAGCCGGCCCCGTCGGGCTGGCGGCCATCGCCACGGCCCGGCTCTTCTCGCCCGAACGCGTCATCGCGATCGACGTCGCCGCGGCACGGCTGGAAGCCGCACGGAGCATGGGCGCCGACGCGGTCGCCGACGCGCGGGAGGACCCCGCCCAGCTGGTCGCGGACCTGACCGGCGGACTCGGCGCGGACGTGGTCGTCGAGGCGGTGGGCGTGCCGGAGACCTTCGAGCTGTGCACGCGCATGGTGCGCGCCGGAGGACACGTCGCCAACGTGGGCGTCCACGGCAAGCCGGCGACGCTGCACCTGGAGGACCTGTGGATCAAGAACCTGACGCTCACCACCGGGCTCGTCGACACCCGCTCCACGCCGACGCTGCTGCGCATGGCGGCGGCCAGCCGGCTGCCCCTGGGGGACCTGGTGACCCACACCTTCCCGCTCGACCGCATGGAGGAGGCCTACGACGTCTTCGCACGGGCCGCCGACACAGGGGCACTCAAGGTCGTCCTCGGTGGGCCTCAACGCGAAGTCGTCGCCGTTGGCGCGGAGGAGGCAGCCGCCCGTGGGACGGGAAGCTGA
- a CDS encoding Rv1733c family protein, whose product MHEHRSTRRRLWRWRRNALRRRDDVAEAWVVLVMWVSVLVGGAVVGLVTAHAAHEVFARERTERRAVTAVLVGEVPRSTAAVTSESYRAPATVRWTASDGTTHTGRALVSTGLRPGAAVKVWQDAHGSLTTEPTGRTEAAVEAGSLGLLAAAGLAGAVFAGASSARWWLDRRRLGQWGAEWELIGPRWTQRTG is encoded by the coding sequence ATGCACGAGCACAGGAGTACACGGAGACGACTGTGGCGGTGGCGGCGCAATGCCCTGCGGCGGCGTGACGACGTGGCCGAAGCCTGGGTCGTGCTGGTGATGTGGGTGAGCGTGCTGGTCGGAGGTGCCGTCGTCGGGCTGGTGACGGCGCACGCCGCACACGAGGTGTTCGCCCGGGAGCGTACGGAACGGCGGGCGGTCACCGCCGTGCTCGTGGGCGAGGTCCCCAGGAGTACGGCGGCGGTCACGAGCGAGAGCTACCGGGCCCCCGCGACGGTTCGCTGGACGGCCTCCGACGGCACCACGCACACCGGCCGCGCCCTGGTCAGCACGGGCCTGCGGCCGGGAGCGGCCGTGAAGGTGTGGCAGGACGCGCACGGGTCCCTCACCACGGAGCCCACCGGCCGCACGGAGGCCGCCGTCGAGGCGGGCTCGCTCGGTCTGCTGGCCGCGGCGGGACTTGCCGGGGCCGTCTTCGCGGGCGCCTCGTCGGCCCGGTGGTGGCTCGATCGGCGCCGGCTCGGCCAATGGGGCGCGGAGTGGGAGCTGATCGGTCCGCGGTGGACCCAGAGGACGGGATGA
- a CDS encoding universal stress protein, giving the protein MRERHVVVGADGSPVSTRALDVAADEAAHRGCALRVVYAVSDRDEAAPILNYAAERVAARHPGVPVETEAPECGVVRALVRAGESAALVVVGHRDLGRIAGLVLGSVGPRLAASTRAPLLVVRGDHTADGGGDVLLGLRDTTGGRAALQAFREAEHRGVRLRVLRSVSHWYDVPCDPLPARPEAGLEPDGSVRPSSVTTAPAPTGIALARELHPSVEVDARTVRTALTRALPRATGEAAVVVIGTRRHTGPVPRPDRLVRALLRHSRCPVLVVPET; this is encoded by the coding sequence ATGCGGGAGCGTCATGTGGTGGTGGGGGCGGACGGTTCGCCGGTCTCCACCCGGGCACTGGACGTCGCGGCGGACGAGGCGGCCCACCGCGGCTGTGCGCTGCGTGTCGTGTACGCGGTGTCCGACCGCGACGAGGCCGCGCCGATCCTGAACTACGCGGCGGAGCGGGTGGCGGCACGGCACCCCGGCGTCCCGGTGGAGACGGAGGCCCCGGAGTGCGGCGTGGTACGCGCCCTCGTGCGGGCCGGTGAGAGTGCCGCCCTCGTCGTGGTGGGCCACCGGGACCTCGGCCGGATCGCCGGGCTCGTCCTGGGCTCGGTCGGCCCCCGGCTGGCGGCGAGCACGCGGGCACCTCTGCTCGTCGTGCGCGGTGACCACACGGCCGACGGGGGCGGTGACGTGCTGCTCGGCCTGCGGGACACCACCGGCGGGCGGGCGGCGCTCCAGGCCTTCCGGGAGGCGGAGCACCGGGGGGTCCGCCTGCGGGTCCTGCGGTCGGTGAGTCACTGGTACGACGTACCCTGCGACCCGCTCCCGGCGCGCCCGGAAGCGGGCCTCGAACCGGACGGTTCCGTCCGGCCGAGTTCCGTGACGACGGCCCCGGCGCCTACCGGCATCGCCCTGGCGCGCGAGTTGCACCCGTCGGTCGAGGTGGACGCCCGAACCGTGCGCACCGCGCTGACCCGCGCGCTCCCGCGCGCCACGGGGGAAGCGGCCGTCGTGGTGATCGGAACCCGCCGGCACACCGGCCCCGTTCCTCGGCCGGACCGGCTCGTGCGCGCGCTGTTGCGCCACTCCCGCTGTCCCGTGCTCGTCGTCCCGGAGACCTGA
- a CDS encoding flavodoxin domain-containing protein yields the protein MTKRVLIAYGSANGSTAGIAETVARVLREDGLTAEALPARSVTDLNPYDAVVVGGALYAGRWHRDARRFVRRYREDLAVRPVWFFSSGPLDDTASGQDLPPVPGVRKAMTRLDVREHITFGGRLAEEAGGRMARMLLRDGRGGDFRDLAATETWAARIAGELGGVPHG from the coding sequence ATGACGAAACGGGTGCTGATCGCCTACGGATCGGCCAACGGATCGACGGCGGGGATCGCCGAGACCGTGGCCCGCGTACTGCGGGAGGACGGACTCACGGCCGAGGCGCTCCCCGCCCGGTCGGTGACGGACCTCAACCCCTACGACGCCGTCGTGGTCGGCGGCGCTCTGTACGCCGGGCGCTGGCACAGGGATGCCCGCCGCTTCGTCCGGCGGTACCGCGAGGACCTGGCGGTGCGGCCGGTGTGGTTCTTCAGCAGCGGTCCGCTCGACGACACGGCCTCGGGCCAGGACCTTCCGCCCGTGCCCGGCGTACGGAAGGCGATGACGAGGCTGGACGTGCGTGAGCACATCACCTTCGGCGGCCGCCTTGCCGAGGAGGCCGGGGGACGGATGGCCCGGATGCTGCTGCGGGACGGAAGGGGCGGCGACTTCCGCGACCTTGCCGCCACGGAGACCTGGGCGGCGCGCATCGCCGGCGAACTGGGGGGCGTACCGCACGGCTGA
- a CDS encoding CBS domain-containing protein encodes MRQMKVGSVMTTDVVHAEYDTPFKEVARALAGHRIGGLPVVDEDAHVLGVVSETDLMMHQAETRLAHEPPRRPRFSWLTPRARRRAAKARARTAGELMTTPAVTVHAQDTVVEAARAMVRHQVNRLPVLDEEDRLVGIVSRHDLVRTFLRTDEEIHDEVVHEVLERGLWLGPHGIDVTVAEGVVTLRGHMERKSETEIAVAMTRRTDGVVDVVDRLTHRFDDSRPQPGTPAVHGVADDWLRHL; translated from the coding sequence ATGAGGCAGATGAAGGTCGGCTCCGTGATGACCACCGATGTGGTGCACGCCGAGTACGACACTCCCTTCAAGGAAGTCGCCAGGGCGCTGGCCGGACACCGGATCGGCGGGCTGCCCGTGGTGGACGAGGACGCGCACGTACTCGGCGTCGTCTCCGAGACGGACCTGATGATGCACCAGGCCGAGACGCGACTCGCCCACGAGCCGCCCCGGCGGCCGCGGTTCTCCTGGCTCACGCCCCGCGCCCGCCGGCGGGCAGCGAAGGCCCGGGCCCGCACCGCGGGCGAACTGATGACGACCCCCGCTGTCACCGTGCACGCGCAGGACACCGTCGTCGAGGCTGCCCGCGCCATGGTCCGGCACCAGGTGAACCGGCTGCCGGTACTGGACGAGGAGGACCGGCTGGTCGGCATCGTCAGCCGCCACGACCTCGTACGGACCTTCCTGCGCACGGACGAGGAGATCCACGACGAAGTGGTCCACGAGGTACTGGAACGCGGACTCTGGCTGGGCCCGCACGGCATCGACGTGACCGTGGCCGAAGGCGTCGTCACGCTGCGGGGCCACATGGAACGCAAGAGCGAGACCGAGATCGCGGTGGCCATGACCCGGCGGACCGACGGGGTCGTCGACGTCGTCGACAGGCTCACCCACCGTTTCGACGACTCCCGGCCGCAGCCCGGCACCCCCGCCGTGCACGGGGTGGCGGACGACTGGCTGCGACATCTGTGA
- a CDS encoding bifunctional acetate--CoA ligase family protein/GNAT family N-acetyltransferase — protein MKDVMPPRPPVHALLADGTTVGIRAVAPEDHDQLEGLYQEMSPENLRRRFFCTGARPGRLAADEACAPARPGHRALLAERAGQVIGLAEYHTDDTGNRADVAVAVAEGLHHRGVGTLLVEHLVSRARADGITALTADALSDNHEILRLFTDLGLHSTRRFEGPEVRYVIALEEDDTYLAATEARGRTADIASLTPLLKPRTIAVAGAGRHPGSVGRALLHHLREDGFTGRLFAVNPRAKAILGVPSYPSVGALPVPPDLVVVAVPAAAVPPLAEECGKAGVRALVVVSADLDAAQAEALLASCRTYGMRMVGPNCLGIANTDPSCRVDATFAAAHPRTGTAGVAVQSGGVGIALLEGLSRLGIGVSTFASLGDKYDVSGNDMLQWWEGDGRTDLALLHLESFGNPAAFSRTARRVTRRLPVLTIDAGRTDAGRRAAASHTAAAATGTMTRQALFTQAGITATRSVGELLETAALFHAQPLPKGTRVVVITNAGGAGVLAADACAEAGLTLSPPGRELAEDLPALLPEGAAVGNPVDVTAAVTEDQLQECLDRVVAQTAVDAVLVVLVPTAVASATGDDLVRAVTRGPGRRAKPVTVVRLEQDVPVTLLPVPDGEAVPSYAEARAAAGALAHAARRAAWLARPAGTVPEPEGVDRARAHRVAEDFLATHPDGGWLDPRACADLLACYGIPQQPWEWAESEDEAVLAAERLRGPTGAVVLKAHWPGLVHKSLQHAVHLDLRDETQVRAAFQDLRARFEGLMTGVVVQPLAARGTELFAGVVQDGVFGPLVVFGLGGTATEVLADHAACLAPLTDHDVHDLITAPRCAPLLFGALGGGPVDLPGLEQVLHRTSCMATDLPQLAEADFNPVLARPGGVTVLDARIRLLPRPSQDPYLRRLR, from the coding sequence ATGAAGGACGTCATGCCGCCCCGCCCTCCGGTGCACGCGCTGCTCGCGGACGGCACCACGGTCGGCATCCGTGCCGTGGCCCCGGAGGACCACGACCAACTGGAGGGGCTCTACCAGGAGATGTCGCCGGAGAACCTGCGCAGGCGGTTCTTCTGCACCGGTGCCCGTCCGGGCCGCCTGGCGGCCGACGAGGCGTGTGCGCCGGCCCGGCCCGGGCACCGCGCCCTGCTGGCCGAGCGCGCGGGCCAGGTCATCGGCCTCGCGGAGTACCACACCGACGACACGGGGAACCGGGCCGATGTCGCCGTCGCGGTCGCCGAAGGGCTCCACCACCGGGGTGTGGGAACCCTGCTCGTCGAGCACCTGGTCTCGCGGGCCCGGGCCGACGGTATCACCGCCCTCACCGCCGACGCGCTCAGCGACAACCACGAGATCCTGCGGCTCTTCACCGACCTCGGTCTCCACTCGACCCGACGCTTCGAGGGCCCCGAGGTCCGGTACGTCATCGCGCTGGAGGAGGACGACACCTACCTCGCGGCGACCGAGGCCCGCGGCCGGACGGCCGACATCGCCAGCCTGACGCCCCTGCTGAAGCCGCGGACCATCGCGGTGGCCGGGGCGGGGCGCCACCCCGGTTCGGTGGGCCGCGCGCTGCTGCACCACCTGCGTGAGGACGGCTTCACCGGCCGTCTGTTCGCCGTCAACCCCCGGGCCAAGGCGATCCTGGGAGTGCCGTCCTACCCGTCCGTCGGCGCGTTGCCCGTCCCCCCGGACCTCGTGGTCGTCGCCGTTCCGGCGGCCGCCGTGCCACCCCTCGCCGAGGAATGCGGCAAGGCGGGCGTACGGGCCCTGGTCGTTGTCAGCGCGGACCTCGACGCCGCGCAGGCGGAGGCGCTGCTCGCCTCCTGCCGCACGTACGGCATGCGCATGGTCGGCCCCAACTGCCTCGGCATCGCCAACACCGATCCGTCCTGCCGGGTCGACGCGACCTTCGCCGCCGCGCATCCGCGCACCGGCACCGCGGGCGTCGCCGTCCAGTCCGGCGGTGTGGGCATCGCCCTCCTCGAAGGGCTGTCCCGGCTCGGCATCGGCGTCTCGACCTTCGCCTCACTCGGCGACAAGTACGACGTCAGCGGCAACGACATGCTCCAGTGGTGGGAGGGCGACGGCCGTACCGACCTCGCCCTGCTGCACCTGGAATCCTTCGGCAACCCCGCCGCCTTCTCCCGCACCGCCCGGCGCGTCACCCGCCGTCTGCCGGTGCTCACGATCGACGCCGGGCGCACCGACGCAGGTCGCCGCGCCGCCGCCTCGCACACCGCCGCCGCGGCCACCGGCACGATGACCCGGCAGGCCCTGTTCACCCAGGCGGGCATCACCGCCACCCGCTCGGTGGGCGAACTGCTGGAGACCGCCGCCCTGTTCCATGCGCAGCCCCTGCCGAAGGGCACCCGGGTCGTCGTGATCACCAACGCGGGCGGCGCCGGAGTCCTGGCCGCCGACGCCTGCGCCGAAGCCGGCCTGACCCTGTCCCCTCCCGGCCGCGAGCTCGCCGAGGATCTGCCGGCCCTCCTGCCCGAGGGCGCCGCCGTGGGCAACCCGGTGGACGTCACCGCCGCCGTGACCGAGGATCAGCTCCAGGAGTGCCTGGACCGGGTCGTGGCCCAAACCGCCGTCGACGCCGTCCTCGTCGTCCTGGTGCCCACCGCTGTCGCCTCCGCGACCGGTGACGACCTGGTACGGGCCGTCACCCGGGGCCCCGGCCGGCGGGCCAAGCCCGTCACGGTCGTGCGTCTCGAACAGGACGTGCCGGTCACCTTGCTGCCCGTGCCCGACGGCGAGGCGGTCCCGTCGTACGCCGAGGCCCGGGCAGCCGCGGGGGCGCTGGCCCACGCCGCCCGCCGAGCGGCCTGGCTCGCCCGGCCCGCCGGTACCGTGCCGGAACCCGAGGGCGTCGACCGGGCCCGCGCCCACCGGGTGGCCGAGGACTTCCTGGCCACCCACCCCGACGGCGGCTGGCTCGATCCGCGCGCCTGCGCCGATCTGCTGGCCTGCTACGGCATCCCCCAACAGCCCTGGGAGTGGGCGGAGTCGGAGGACGAGGCCGTGCTCGCCGCCGAGCGGCTGCGCGGCCCCACCGGCGCGGTGGTCCTCAAGGCGCACTGGCCCGGACTGGTGCACAAGAGCCTCCAGCACGCCGTCCACCTCGACCTTCGCGACGAGACCCAGGTACGCGCCGCCTTCCAGGATCTGCGGGCGCGGTTCGAAGGACTGATGACCGGGGTCGTCGTCCAGCCGCTCGCGGCCCGCGGGACCGAACTGTTCGCGGGCGTCGTCCAGGACGGCGTCTTCGGCCCCCTCGTCGTCTTCGGACTGGGCGGTACCGCCACCGAGGTACTCGCCGATCACGCGGCCTGCCTGGCCCCGCTCACCGACCACGACGTGCACGACCTGATCACCGCCCCGCGCTGCGCCCCGCTGCTCTTCGGCGCGCTCGGAGGCGGTCCCGTCGACCTGCCGGGTCTGGAACAGGTGCTGCACCGGACGTCCTGCATGGCCACGGACCTGCCGCAGCTCGCCGAGGCCGACTTCAACCCGGTTCTCGCCCGGCCCGGCGGCGTCACCGTGCTCGACGCGCGGATACGCCTGCTGCCGCGCCCGTCGCAGGACCCCTATTTGCGCCGACTGCGTTGA
- a CDS encoding GAF domain-containing sensor histidine kinase: MDALLSELQEQVERVRGGRDRVETLLDAVVAIGSDLELEDLLRRIVQSAVDLVDAEYGALGVLGEEGTIRQFITVGVDRETIERIGHYPEGHGILGLLIREPHPLRLEDLGRHADSVGFPAGHPPMRTFLGAPVQIRDTVFGNLYLTDKRGGLPFDADDEAVLRSLAAAAGVAIDNARLYEGSRHRERRLTASADMTRALLSGTPPEDILRSLADTVREMTGADLVTLARPLSAGEELVVEAAAGEGADKVRSLVLAATTLAAKVYATGEPVTSEALSDDSRTVGGSASVLSLGPAFFVPVADAERTRGVLQVANVPGRPPFNAAVVDMVLAFADQAALVLQIAEHRRDAEQLVLLGDRDRIARDLHDQVIQRLFADALTLQAALGRVRDQPVAAERIQRVVDAARHAGATGPEVAVEASARTLRLTVADNGRGIDPAVARRSGLANLRSRAEELGGAFRLTGGEPTGTVLEWTVPLPGGAAVGDAPT; this comes from the coding sequence ATGGACGCGCTGCTGAGCGAGTTGCAGGAGCAGGTGGAGCGAGTGCGCGGCGGCCGGGACCGCGTGGAGACGCTGCTGGACGCGGTGGTTGCCATCGGCAGCGACCTGGAACTGGAGGACCTGCTGCGCAGGATCGTCCAGTCCGCCGTCGACCTGGTGGACGCCGAGTACGGCGCTCTGGGAGTGCTGGGGGAGGAGGGCACGATCCGGCAGTTCATCACTGTCGGCGTGGACCGGGAGACGATCGAAAGGATCGGCCACTACCCCGAGGGGCACGGCATTCTCGGTCTGCTGATCCGCGAGCCCCACCCGCTGCGCCTGGAAGACCTCGGAAGACATGCGGACTCGGTGGGCTTCCCGGCGGGCCACCCGCCCATGCGCACCTTCCTCGGCGCCCCCGTACAGATCCGGGACACGGTGTTCGGCAACCTGTACCTCACCGACAAGCGCGGCGGACTGCCGTTCGACGCCGACGACGAGGCGGTGCTGCGCAGCCTGGCGGCGGCCGCGGGCGTGGCGATCGACAACGCCCGCCTGTACGAGGGCAGCCGCCACCGCGAACGGCGCCTCACGGCGAGTGCGGACATGACCCGTGCCCTGCTGTCGGGGACTCCCCCAGAGGACATCCTGCGCTCACTGGCCGACACCGTGCGTGAGATGACCGGAGCCGACCTGGTCACCCTCGCCCGGCCGCTGAGCGCGGGGGAGGAACTGGTGGTGGAGGCCGCCGCCGGTGAAGGGGCGGACAAGGTGAGGAGCCTCGTGCTGGCCGCCACCACCCTGGCGGCCAAGGTGTACGCCACGGGGGAGCCCGTCACCAGCGAGGCACTCAGCGATGATTCCCGCACCGTGGGAGGCAGCGCCTCCGTCCTGTCGCTGGGACCCGCCTTCTTCGTGCCGGTCGCGGACGCCGAGCGAACGCGGGGCGTGCTGCAGGTGGCGAACGTGCCCGGCAGACCGCCGTTCAACGCGGCCGTCGTCGACATGGTCCTCGCCTTCGCGGACCAGGCGGCCCTGGTGCTCCAGATCGCCGAGCACCGCCGGGACGCCGAACAGCTGGTACTCCTCGGCGACCGGGACCGTATCGCCCGCGATCTGCACGACCAGGTCATCCAGAGGCTGTTCGCCGACGCGCTGACACTGCAGGCGGCACTCGGCAGGGTCCGTGACCAGCCGGTGGCCGCCGAACGCATCCAGCGTGTCGTGGACGCGGCCCGGCACGCCGGGGCCACCGGACCGGAGGTCGCCGTCGAGGCCTCCGCGCGGACGCTGAGGCTGACCGTCGCCGACAACGGACGCGGCATCGACCCGGCCGTCGCCCGCCGCAGCGGCCTGGCCAACCTGCGCAGCCGTGCCGAGGAACTCGGCGGCGCGTTCCGGCTCACCGGCGGCGAGCCGACCGGGACGGTCCTGGAATGGACCGTCCCCCTACCCGGTGGCGCAGCCGTCGGCGACGCGCCCACCTGA
- the pflA gene encoding pyruvate formate-lyase-activating protein, whose translation MSAVAARPVTGRIHSWDLSTGVDGPGTRFVLFLSGCPLRCLYCANPDTWHMRDGRTATVDEVMAEIERYRPFLTAAGGGVTLTGGEALLQPAFTAALLRRCKEAGLHTALDTSGFLGARASDALLADTDLVLLDIKSFDIGTYRALTGGDLAPTLAFTTRLNRLGVPMWIRYVLVPGWTDDLTAVDGLAEFVAGLDTVDRVDVLPFHKLGAPKYEALGIPFPLKDTPAPDPALTERVRTRFRAHGTAVY comes from the coding sequence GTGAGCGCCGTGGCCGCGCGGCCGGTCACCGGCCGGATCCACTCCTGGGACCTGTCCACCGGCGTGGACGGTCCCGGGACCCGGTTCGTCCTCTTCCTCAGCGGCTGCCCCCTGCGCTGCCTGTACTGCGCCAACCCCGACACCTGGCACATGCGCGACGGGCGCACGGCGACAGTGGACGAGGTGATGGCCGAGATCGAGCGGTACCGGCCGTTCCTCACCGCCGCCGGCGGCGGCGTCACCCTCACCGGCGGGGAGGCGCTGCTCCAGCCGGCCTTCACCGCCGCCCTGCTGCGCCGCTGCAAGGAGGCCGGCCTGCACACCGCCCTCGACACCTCCGGCTTCCTCGGCGCCCGGGCGAGCGACGCACTCCTCGCCGACACCGACCTGGTCCTGCTGGACATCAAGTCCTTCGACATCGGCACCTACCGGGCACTGACCGGAGGCGACCTGGCCCCGACCCTGGCCTTCACCACCCGCCTGAACCGGCTCGGCGTGCCGATGTGGATACGGTACGTGCTGGTGCCCGGCTGGACCGACGACCTGACCGCCGTGGACGGCCTCGCCGAGTTCGTCGCCGGCCTGGACACCGTCGACCGCGTGGACGTCCTGCCGTTCCACAAGCTCGGCGCACCCAAGTACGAGGCCCTCGGCATCCCGTTCCCCCTGAAGGACACGCCCGCCCCCGACCCCGCCCTCACGGAGCGGGTCCGCACCCGGTTCCGCGCCCACGGAACGGCGGTCTACTGA